One window of Mauremys mutica isolate MM-2020 ecotype Southern chromosome 6, ASM2049712v1, whole genome shotgun sequence genomic DNA carries:
- the LOC123373223 gene encoding gastrin-releasing peptide, with protein MGGCEFLLLGKPRSLLSLSLFALVLLEGHWGAAAPLQANGGASPLAKIYPRGSHWAVGHLMGKKSTGDFPYVYEEENKTPFSALPENVKQLGEYLQWEETLKNLLRLLEGNENRSTQLLREELPWYTKNTWETDDDSSFKDMMDYLLQVMNRKESTPS; from the exons ATGGGGGGCTGCGAATTCCTCCTCCTCGGGAAGCCCCGCTCTCTCCTCTCGCTCAGCCTCTTCGCTCTGGTCCTGCTCGAGGGGCACTGGGGCGCCGCGGCTCCCTTGCAGGCCAACGGCGGAGCCTCCCCTCTGGCCAAGATCTACCCCAGGGGCAGCCACTGGGCGGTGG GACATTTAATGGGGAAAAAGAGCACCGGAGATTTTCCCTATGTTTATGAAGAAGAAAACAAGACCCCATTTTCAGCATTACCTGAAAATGTCAAGCAGCTGGGAGAGTACCTGCAATGGGAAGAAACGTTGAAGAATTTGCTAAGGCTGTTAGAAGGGAATGAAAACAGAAGCACTCAGCTCCTAAGGGAAGAGCTTCCCTGGTATACCAAGAACACTTGGGAGACAGATGATGACAGCAGCTTTAAAGAT ATGATGGATTATCTGCTTCAAGTTATGAATAGGAAAGAAAGCACTCCAAGCTGA
- the SEC11C gene encoding signal peptidase complex catalytic subunit SEC11C isoform X2 gives MDVFGDLRRMNKRQLYYQVLNFAMIVSSALMIWKGLIVITGSESPIVVVLSGSMEPAFHRGDLLFLTNFQEDPIRAGEIVVFKVEGRDIPIVHRVIKIHEKENGNIKFLTKGDNNEVDDRGLYKEGQNWLEKKDVVGRARGFLPYVGMVTIIMNDYPKFKYALLAVMGAYVLLKRES, from the exons CTATATTACCAAGTATTAAATTTTGCCATGATTGTGTCTTCTGCGCTTATGATATGGAAAGGTCTGATTGTCATCACGGGAAGTGAAAGCCCTATTGTTGTGGTACTCAG tgGCAGCATGGAACCAGCATTTCATAGAGGAGACCTGTTGTTCTTAACAAATTTCCAAGAAGACCCTATTAGAGCTGGTGAAATAGTTGTTTTTAAAGTTGAAGGCAGAGATATTCCAATAGTTCACAGAGTAATCAAAATCCATGAAAA AGAAAATGGAAACATCAAATTTCTGACTAAGGGTGATAATAATGAAGTTGATGATAGAGGCTTGTACAAAGAAGGTCAGAACTGGCTAGAAAAGAAGGATGTTGTTGGAAGAGCGAGAGG CTTTTTGCCTTATGTTGGGATGGTTACCATAATAATGAACGACTACCCAAAATTTAAG TATGCTCTTTTGGCAGTAATGGGAGCATATGTATTACTGAAACGTGAATCCtaa
- the SEC11C gene encoding signal peptidase complex catalytic subunit SEC11C isoform X3, with amino-acid sequence MIVSSALMIWKGLIVITGSESPIVVVLSGSMEPAFHRGDLLFLTNFQEDPIRAGEIVVFKVEGRDIPIVHRVIKIHEKENGNIKFLTKGDNNEVDDRGLYKEGQNWLEKKDVVGRARGFLPYVGMVTIIMNDYPKFKYALLAVMGAYVLLKRES; translated from the exons ATGATTGTGTCTTCTGCGCTTATGATATGGAAAGGTCTGATTGTCATCACGGGAAGTGAAAGCCCTATTGTTGTGGTACTCAG tgGCAGCATGGAACCAGCATTTCATAGAGGAGACCTGTTGTTCTTAACAAATTTCCAAGAAGACCCTATTAGAGCTGGTGAAATAGTTGTTTTTAAAGTTGAAGGCAGAGATATTCCAATAGTTCACAGAGTAATCAAAATCCATGAAAA AGAAAATGGAAACATCAAATTTCTGACTAAGGGTGATAATAATGAAGTTGATGATAGAGGCTTGTACAAAGAAGGTCAGAACTGGCTAGAAAAGAAGGATGTTGTTGGAAGAGCGAGAGG CTTTTTGCCTTATGTTGGGATGGTTACCATAATAATGAACGACTACCCAAAATTTAAG TATGCTCTTTTGGCAGTAATGGGAGCATATGTATTACTGAAACGTGAATCCtaa